In Panthera leo isolate Ple1 chromosome B3, P.leo_Ple1_pat1.1, whole genome shotgun sequence, a single genomic region encodes these proteins:
- the EPB42 gene encoding protein 4.2 isoform X5, whose translation MEQVALGIKNCDFQAAKNNEEHYTKAISSQHLFVRRGKPFTIILNFQAPVHTFLSTLKKVALIAQTGEQPSKANKTQATFPISSMGDRKWWSAVVEDRDAQSWNISVTTPTDAIIGHYSLLLQVLGKKSFPLGRFTVLFNPWAREDAVFLERESQRTEYVLNQNGLIYLGTADCIQEEPWDFGQVLFIVALTDHRGWEPSDALSQHNAVGSSVKGTQTQDGRNGGTTPSPPFSQPCSLFEVDVIDLSLHLLSMDKQVEEWGNPVHVAHILGASLHAFMEKRVLPTPQTHTIQEAALLNKRRGSVPILRQWLTGQGRPVYDGQAWVFAAVACTVLRCLGIPARVVTTFASAQGTGGHLFVDEYYNEEGLQNGEGQRGRIWIFQTSTECWMTRPALPQGYDGWQILHPNAHSGGGVLESCDLVPVRAVKEGILGLTPAVSDLFASVNASCVVWKCCEDDTLELTNSNTKYVGNNISTKSVGSDRCEDITQNYKYPEGSFQEKEVLERVQKERMEHEKDSGIHPPRLKTAEPLYLFLEAPSSLCLGGNAQFSVILVNPTDEEKAVELAIGVQAMYYNGILAAKLWKNKLFLTLGANMVYETTTNSLSFSCFEQSPPENSFLRLTAIATATQSESSLSCFAQEDIAICRPRLVIEMPETTEQYQLLKASVSIHNFLDVPMQDCVISIFGRGLIYREKRYRSQNMTWFDWVLSDLFAE comes from the exons ATGGAACAGG tagcccTGGGGATCAAGAACTGTGACTTCCAGGCAGCAAAAAACAATGAGGAGCACTACACCAAGGCCATCAGCTCCCAGCACCTCTTTGTGAGGAGAGGGAAGCCCTTCACCATCATCCTGAACTTTCAGGCTCCAGTCCACACATTTCTGTCTACTCTGAAGAAGGTAGCCCTCATTGCACAAACTG GAGAGCAGCCTTCCAAGGCCAACAAGACCCAAGCCACATTCCCAATTTCCAGTATGGGGGACCGGAAGTGGTGGAGTGCAGTGGTGGAAGACAGAGATGCCCAGTCCTGGAACATCTCTGTGACTACGCCCACAGATGCTATCATTGGCCATTACTCGCTCCTGCTGCAGGTCTTGGGCAAGAAGTCATTTCCCCTGGGCCGGTTCACAGTGCTCTTTAACCCTTGGGCTCGAG AGGATGCTGTGTTCCTGGAGAGGGAGTCTCAACGCACAGAGTATGTGTTGAACCAGAACGGCCTCATCTACTTGGGTACAGCTGACTGCATCCAGGAGGAGCCCTGGGACTTTGGCCAG GTTCTCTTCATAGTGGCTCTTACGGACCACAGAGGTTGGGAaccttcagatgctctgtcccaACATAACGCTGTTGGAAGTTCTGTGAAAGGCACCCAGACCCAAGATGGAAGAAATGGTGGCACCACACCAAGTCCTCCTTTTTCACAACCTTGTTCCCTG TTTGAGGTGGATGTCATTGACCTCAGTCTGCACTTACTGAGCATGGACAAGCAGGTGGAGGAGTGGGGCAACCCCGTGCATGTGGCCCACATTTTGGGCGCCTCG CTGCATGCTTTCATGGAGAAGAGGGTCTTGCCCACCCCACAGACCCACACCATCCAGGAAGCGGCCTTGCTGAACAAGCGCCGGGGCAGTGTGCCCATCCTGCGGCAGTGGCTCACAGGCCAAGGGCGACCTGTGTACGACGGCCAGGCCTGGGTGTTCGCCGCAGTTGCTTGCACAG TGCTGCGGTGCCTGGGAATCCCTGCTCGCGTCGTTACCACATTCGCCTCAGCCCAGGGAACTGGCGGACACTTGTTTGTAGATGAGTACTACAATGAGGAGGGCCTTCAGAATGGAGAAGGCCAAAGAGGCAGAATCTG GATCTTCCAGACTTCCACAGAGTGCTGGATGACCCGGCCTGCTTTGCCTCAAGGTTATGATGGATGGCAGATTCTGCACCCAAATGCTCACAGTGGAGGTGGAG TCCTCGAGTCCTGTGATCTGGTTCCTGTCAGAGCAGTCAAGGAGGGGATACTAGGACTGACACCTGCAGTATCAGACCTTTTTGCTTCAGTAAATGCCTCGTGTGTGGTCTGGAAGTGTTGTGAGGATGACACACTGGAGCTAACCAACTCCAACACTAAGTATGTTGGCAACAACATCAGCACCAAGAGTGTGGGCAGTGACCGCTGTGAGGACATCACTCAGAACTACAAGTATCCTGAAG gatcttttcaagaaaaagaagtgctgGAAAGAgtccagaaagagagaatggaacaTGAAAAGGACAGTGGCATCCATCCTCCCAGGCTCAAGACTGCTGAGCCTCTATACCTGTTCTTGGAAGCACCCAGCTCCCTATGCCTAGGAGGGAATGCCCAGTTCTCAGTGATCCTGGTTAACCCCACTGATGAGGAGAAGGCTGTGGAGCTGGCAATTGGGGTGCAGGCAATGTACTACAATGGCATCCTTGCTGCCAAGCTCTGGAAGAACAAGCTGTTCCTCACGCTTGGTGCCAACATGG TTTATGAAACCACCACCAACAGCCTGTCCTTCTCCTGTTTTGAGCAAAGCCCACCAGAGAACAGCTTCCTCAGACTCACGGCCATAGCCACGGCAACACAATCTGAGTCCAGCCTCAGCTGCTTTGCTCAGGAAGACATTGCCATTTGTAGACCACGCCTAGTCATTGAG
- the EPB42 gene encoding protein 4.2 isoform X6 yields MEQVALGIKNCDFQAAKNNEEHYTKAISSQHLFVRRGKPFTIILNFQAPVHTFLSTLKKVALIAQTGEQPSKANKTQATFPISSMGDRKWWSAVVEDRDAQSWNISVTTPTDAIIGHYSLLLQVLGKKSFPLGRFTVLFNPWAREDAVFLERESQRTEYVLNQNGLIYLGTADCIQEEPWDFGQVLFIVALTDHRGWEPSDALSQHNAVGSSVKGTQTQDGRNGGTTPSPPFSQPCSLFEVDVIDLSLHLLSMDKQVEEWGNPVHVAHILGASLHAFMEKRVLPTPQTHTIQEAALLNKRRGSVPILRQWLTGQGRPVYDGQAWVFAAVACTVLRCLGIPARVVTTFASAQGTGGHLFVDEYYNEEGLQNGEGQRGRIWIFQTSTECWMTRPALPQGYDGWQILHPNAHSGGGVLESCDLVPVRAVKEGILGLTPAVSDLFASVNASCVVWKCCEDDTLELTNSNTKYVGNNISTKSVGSDRCEDITQNYKYPEGSFQEKEVLERVQKERMEHEKDSGIHPPRLKTAEPLYLFLEAPSSLCLGGNAQFSVILVNPTDEEKAVELAIGVQAMYYNGILAAKLWKNKLFLTLGANMVYETTTNSLSFSCFEQSPPENSFLRLTAIATATQSESSLSCFAQEDIAICRPRLVIEMPETTEQYQLLKASVSIHNFLDVPMQDCVISIFGRGLIYREKRYRFVCRMTAEVHTPSSST; encoded by the exons ATGGAACAGG tagcccTGGGGATCAAGAACTGTGACTTCCAGGCAGCAAAAAACAATGAGGAGCACTACACCAAGGCCATCAGCTCCCAGCACCTCTTTGTGAGGAGAGGGAAGCCCTTCACCATCATCCTGAACTTTCAGGCTCCAGTCCACACATTTCTGTCTACTCTGAAGAAGGTAGCCCTCATTGCACAAACTG GAGAGCAGCCTTCCAAGGCCAACAAGACCCAAGCCACATTCCCAATTTCCAGTATGGGGGACCGGAAGTGGTGGAGTGCAGTGGTGGAAGACAGAGATGCCCAGTCCTGGAACATCTCTGTGACTACGCCCACAGATGCTATCATTGGCCATTACTCGCTCCTGCTGCAGGTCTTGGGCAAGAAGTCATTTCCCCTGGGCCGGTTCACAGTGCTCTTTAACCCTTGGGCTCGAG AGGATGCTGTGTTCCTGGAGAGGGAGTCTCAACGCACAGAGTATGTGTTGAACCAGAACGGCCTCATCTACTTGGGTACAGCTGACTGCATCCAGGAGGAGCCCTGGGACTTTGGCCAG GTTCTCTTCATAGTGGCTCTTACGGACCACAGAGGTTGGGAaccttcagatgctctgtcccaACATAACGCTGTTGGAAGTTCTGTGAAAGGCACCCAGACCCAAGATGGAAGAAATGGTGGCACCACACCAAGTCCTCCTTTTTCACAACCTTGTTCCCTG TTTGAGGTGGATGTCATTGACCTCAGTCTGCACTTACTGAGCATGGACAAGCAGGTGGAGGAGTGGGGCAACCCCGTGCATGTGGCCCACATTTTGGGCGCCTCG CTGCATGCTTTCATGGAGAAGAGGGTCTTGCCCACCCCACAGACCCACACCATCCAGGAAGCGGCCTTGCTGAACAAGCGCCGGGGCAGTGTGCCCATCCTGCGGCAGTGGCTCACAGGCCAAGGGCGACCTGTGTACGACGGCCAGGCCTGGGTGTTCGCCGCAGTTGCTTGCACAG TGCTGCGGTGCCTGGGAATCCCTGCTCGCGTCGTTACCACATTCGCCTCAGCCCAGGGAACTGGCGGACACTTGTTTGTAGATGAGTACTACAATGAGGAGGGCCTTCAGAATGGAGAAGGCCAAAGAGGCAGAATCTG GATCTTCCAGACTTCCACAGAGTGCTGGATGACCCGGCCTGCTTTGCCTCAAGGTTATGATGGATGGCAGATTCTGCACCCAAATGCTCACAGTGGAGGTGGAG TCCTCGAGTCCTGTGATCTGGTTCCTGTCAGAGCAGTCAAGGAGGGGATACTAGGACTGACACCTGCAGTATCAGACCTTTTTGCTTCAGTAAATGCCTCGTGTGTGGTCTGGAAGTGTTGTGAGGATGACACACTGGAGCTAACCAACTCCAACACTAAGTATGTTGGCAACAACATCAGCACCAAGAGTGTGGGCAGTGACCGCTGTGAGGACATCACTCAGAACTACAAGTATCCTGAAG gatcttttcaagaaaaagaagtgctgGAAAGAgtccagaaagagagaatggaacaTGAAAAGGACAGTGGCATCCATCCTCCCAGGCTCAAGACTGCTGAGCCTCTATACCTGTTCTTGGAAGCACCCAGCTCCCTATGCCTAGGAGGGAATGCCCAGTTCTCAGTGATCCTGGTTAACCCCACTGATGAGGAGAAGGCTGTGGAGCTGGCAATTGGGGTGCAGGCAATGTACTACAATGGCATCCTTGCTGCCAAGCTCTGGAAGAACAAGCTGTTCCTCACGCTTGGTGCCAACATGG TTTATGAAACCACCACCAACAGCCTGTCCTTCTCCTGTTTTGAGCAAAGCCCACCAGAGAACAGCTTCCTCAGACTCACGGCCATAGCCACGGCAACACAATCTGAGTCCAGCCTCAGCTGCTTTGCTCAGGAAGACATTGCCATTTGTAGACCACGCCTAGTCATTGAG